ACGCAATGTAAACCCACCACTAAAAGTAGAAACTTTTCTGCAAGAAAATACCTCCAAGAAAACCCTTTCCATTTAAACCTACCTACCTCATTCCTACTTTCCTCTACAATTTTCAGCAGTTTTCATCATTAAGTACTTTCGACTAGTCTAAAGATAAATATATAGATAATGGTAGAGCACGATAGACTGGTATTTCTTGACCAAAACGAAAAGGAATATGAAAAGAAAGGGCAAACTTTCTTACAGGCTTACTGTGGATTCCAAGCTGAGCCCATGTGATGACTTCAAGCAATTCTTCGAGGGTGCCATAACCACCTGAGGATAAAGAAAATCGAGTTCAGTAATGACCATGTTAAGAGTACTCCATTTCACGAAAACCACGATCAGATATTTACCAGGAAGGGCAATAAACGCATCAGCTTGCCGGGCCATCTCAGCTTTTCTCTGATGCATATTAGACACGGCTCTTACTTCTCCAATTGTTTCACCGGTAATCTGTTTAGTTTATTAACATTGTTCATTAGACCAAAACGACATTCAGAAAGCTAAATTTAAGTTCGAAAGATggtaaagaagaaaataatgatGTAAAgagaagcaacagctaatgaaACATAAAGCTGAATTTGTGTCTCTCCAGCATCAAACAATTAAGGCCCTACTGTCTTAGAGGTTGCACCTTTTACACAGGCAAACATTTGCAAGAAAAGAGAATATGATTGGAAGTCTCAAGATTATTACCTCTCTAGTCATGAGAGTCGTTGGAATTACtctgcaaaagaaaagaaaaaaaaaaacatctccAAAGATTAATTATAATCACCGTGCATCAacattatcatttttttcttaGTAGTAACACAGTGCTATTCAAGGCAAACAATTTCTCGGTTTGGTAATTTTATAAGATAATGCACAAACCCCACTTAACTTTACTAGGAAGAAAGTATATATGTGCAATGTGCTCTACTGAGATGAAGAATGAAAGATGGGAGGAAAAAATAACATTTCCACAGTAAAGAATGAGACTCAGCAGTCTGTTGTGTTAAGAAGTACAATTATTTTAGTACTGAAAATAGCATTTCTTGTCAAGATGTGGATATGGAAATGCTACAATCACTCCAAAAAGGCCTCAAACTTTCTACCATTCCATGccccttttttctttattttctaatGGGAGGTGTTCCAGTGCAGTGCAGACTGACATTGCACAGAGCAAAATGCATTCCACTTTTTTTCTGCTCATTTAAAACAGCCCCAAAAGCTCTAACACAAACACAAGACACTTGGAGTTATTTGCACTGTGAGAACACCTAAAAATGGCACTTTTCATTTGTTAGTTAAATGTCCACAATCAACAGAGTGAGAAACCAGGAAAAGAAATGAGCTTTTTACTGTGCCAAAAGGCAAAAGAGAAAACAAGACCCACTTTTAATTATCAGAAACCAGCATATGATCCCATGATGTCTGGCTTTGGGCAGTATAGAAGAAGCCAACTTCATAGAGAACTGGGAAAAAACTTGCATGGTCTCAACTTTAAACCAATTGTATAATGAAGGGAAGGCCCCCATTTTGAAACAATCAAGAAAAAGATAGGTATTATTATGAGGGTAAAATGATGGATGTCTTTCCAATTTCTCAACTTGACATTCAAACATCAACCTTTTTCtctatatgtgtgtatatttttCTTGGACGATGAAAAAAACTCACAATCACTATTCTAACCagcaaaagattaaattaaCCTAAATTGTTATAATAGACCggctcaaataaaaaaagttatgGTCGAGTTGCCCCtatatgtgtatattatattaataaacatgagagagagagagagagtaccCTAGAACATGGCGCCCTCCATCATGAACTGCCTGAGAAACAAGACCCATCAGACCCACGCTTCCACCTCCATACACCAAATCAATCCTTCTCTCCACCTTCAAAGCACATAGAAGAAAACACTTGTCAGGAACCCCATTACTACACTTCACAACCTAGCTCCATCATCATTTCAATGGAGTTTTATATAAACAAACCAAAACCTCTACAAGGAAACACTACTAAAcaattctaaatttctaatgcaTGTGAGTATATATgcaaaggaatatatatatataatggattaTATCAAAAACCAGGATAGGGAGGTTGAAATAAAAAGAGTCATGATTTCAAGGTGGCACGTTTGGTTCCCCATGGAAAGGTAACAAATTTTTTAAGGACTAATGTCCCATAAACTACAAAAGATCATGCAAGAAGGCTGCTCTCAATTGACAGCCATGTTACAGCTAGCACCCCAACCccctcccctctctctctctctctctctctctctctcatgccAAACGaaacataaaccctaaaccttccCTGCCATAATGTCCCCATAAGGATCTCATCAAACCAATCTAAAGCCATGTTTTTTATGGCAAAGAATGGCAAATAAACAGACTGAGATTAAACTAATACGTTGAATGAAAATGGGTCAAAGCTAGAAGCTttgctaatgaaaatgaggaATGGGCTCTCAATTTTGACTCTTTAACATGCCCGAAAGAAATGGAGAGAACGTGCAAGATTGGGTATCAATGTATCATAGAAAATACATTCaaaaaagctttttttttttttttttttgtcattatgGGTTCTGGAAAATAAGGGAaggcaaagaagaagaagaacgatACAAACCAGAACTTTGCCTAATTCAATGGCGGCTTCTTGGTAGCTTGGTTTCTTCCCAGGACTGCTCCCACAGAAAACACAAATTCTCTGGAATCTAGATCTTTTTTCGCCCTCCATTGCTCTCTAtcttctctctctatctatatatatatatatatatattgctgaACCTGAAACAATGATCTGTCGAACTATAGAGAGAGagaacgagagagagagagaggggtttGGGTTTTTCGGATGAATGAAAAAAACTGAAGTATGGTGTGTTTATACGGACGCAAGACCCCATgttcgtgttttttttttgtttttttttttttttgaatttaaaatatattttgtattttgcaattatttttattacaaacaGTACGATTATTGGGCAAACATGTACCTCggaccttcttttttttttttttttttttggttttatttttttctgcaCACATTCTCTGTGTCATTATTTGCACGGTATAAACTGTGCCTTTTTATATTTGCAGTGGTCCATATAGAAATTTCAGATGATTggctatgaacataaaaaatatcaattattttaatttttggttaattattgattatattaaaaaaaagttgagtTATTTCGATTGTTAATTAAAATCCAATAGAAAGTGAACATTTCTCATGTATATGTTATGCAAAATTTGGGTTTCTGCACACAATTCTTGAAATGGGGAAGAactttattaatcaaatatccaTGAGAATTTGTCAAGATCGAGTATGTTTAGCCCAACAAACGACATAGACACAACATAGATTGCATTCACGAAATGGGTTACAAAGTTAATGTTTGATTTCTGGCCATATTAGTCGTTCAGTCAGTTAGAAGATTTTAGGGATTTGTTTCCTTTACCATCATCAATTGCACAAATCAAACACTTTTGTAATCTCGGTAATatctattcatatatattttctcaacctattgaagtccAACGAGTCAATATCGCCCTACTGAGACTCAAATTCATGATCTCCCATTTAAAAAAGTCACtacatgccgcttgaccacaacgtctttggcaaaaaatatataattatactagTACTAATAGCAaaattataactttattttcttatatttatgtAGCAGTCAAAATATAGTTGGATAATAAACTTGACTTTACAAACTACTGCTCAACAATTACTCATTGCAAGTAGTTGGTAATATTAACCGCCAATAAAGGTTAGTTGTCACAATTTGAGTGAATTAAGTTTTTGGGTAGATTCTAACCACCGGTGTTAAAagatctaattaaaaaaaaaacattgttgtcaaaatattatttagtaaTCTCGACAAATTTGTCTCTAGATGGAATGTTGgatcacatatatgtatatataaactttaaagGATATAAAGAATTGAAGGATAGACCTTCgcataagattttgcaaatattGCCGTCGTACTTAGGATATGATTACGTGAACCATCCACTTATCAACTTGATTATTAAGAAATACTATATTTTTTGCTACTTGCTTTCTAACTTCTAAGTCAACTTATATGGGTTGTTCTATaccaagaaaacaaaatatggTTTATGTTTTTCTCCATTCATGAAAACAAAAGATTACATTTGCAACCTAAGATAGATTGCTAAGTGTTAGCAGTTCGCTTATcaattatgagttttttttgaTTAAGTAAAATTTACTTCTGATAAGAGAATCTGTGGTTGGTGTCCACGTAAAGCTCACTATATTTGGTGTAACcacaattattaaatatagatcTTTACGCATAATCTATCACATGAGAATCAACAGAATTACCCATATAGGCAACATACaccttttaattttcttttttatgaaGTCTTTCCACATACTCCCTCAAGCCTAAATACGAGAATTCAAGTATAAAAATCATGTTTTTATGCTCGGACTAgatagttacggagtatttcttAGAACATGGAATGCACTTAATTAGCTACCTTCCAAATGATTAATAAGTTGTTTATTATCGCATGCAACTCGCGCATAAAAGTCTCCATTCTCCTATCCTTTGGGAGTGCACCACTTGAGTTGTTTAATACAGTTGGTaatatcttttttaattaagtaataataaatacatataatttaattaaattagttagTAATCATATGGTCCCACCAAAGTGCAAGTGGGTCTAAATTAATCTATTTTTACGCTCTTATGCATTGTCCAAAAATAATGAAACGTTTGTGGTAACGGTTGTGTCTATTACACGGATCATTTTAGTACACAGTTGAATTTATTATATACACAATTTTGTATTTGATTTATAAGTTGTTATGTTAGAGTTTGCATTTATCTAATGTACACATTTTTATAGtgattataaatttgtatagtAATTACGAATTTCACTGTtcagtaaaataataataataataataataataataataatagtagtaaagCATgggacaaaataaattaaatttagtaGTGAAGCCAAGGGGATAATGGGCCTGTTTAAAACGGACCTTTATTTGTTTGAGGCTTGAAAATATAGCTAtagtttcttctttttcaattttccttaCACTTCCTCTCCTTTAAAGACTATTTTTggggtttattattattactccgcattaatttaaatatttttttggatgtAGCCCAAGTTTTTCACCTTCAGACATAGTAGTTAATTCTCTCACTATATTATAAGTACCTCTATTGAATGAGAGAGCTGACTTGGAGATTTAAGGCTTTCCAAAGACAATGATTGAATCTTGATCTTTGATTAAGGATAGATAGTCTCTTCTATTTAATCACACCGCTCAAGTTTGTGATAAAACTTACTGAAATACAAATAGTCAAGCTTGCTGAGTATGTCGCGATTTCTGTTATCTTGTTATGAAGTATAGATTGAAATGTGTAcattggagcaacaaaatttgaAAGACAAGAAGATGGAAGGAAGAGGGATGGGATGGGGGTATGTTTAGTCGGGTAATTAAGGTTGGAAAAGGTGAAAGAGAGTGAGAGATAGATGGATAGAAGTTTGATAGAAATGGCAGTACGTGTAATTATACTTTGGTGCTGACATTGTAATGATTGTGCTTCTTGCTTGATTTATGCAATATGActgatagatagatagatagatagattgaCGTAATGTGCTTTGTTATCATTTTTTCTTCTCATAAACACACACAAATCAACCTCTCGGAAATCCCGTCTCACCCTCTCATCATGCTTTATCCatctttttttttgagaataatgcTTTATCCATCTTAAACACTGCACCTACTTCAACGGTTTATTATTTACAATCAgttctactatatatattttcaaattttacttctTAAATTTTACTCTGTGACAGAATTGGATACCAAACATCCGAATAATTCTAAGATTCAATTATATTAGAACATGTTTGAAGGGTAAGATTTTCAATCCCTATTTAATGTAAAAtcaataaaaagttttttttttaatacaataaaaagtttttttatGCTTCAAATTTGGTGCTGACCCGGAGGCCACACGCACGTGCCTGcgttccgccgccgccgctgcccTCGTCCTACGTACCTATTATAGTCATGATAACAAAATACTTTGGTGAGAATCAAATAACTATTTTGAATTAGATGACTTAGATTTGCATGCTAAGCTAGAAACCATAAGATAATTACCATATTCTAAACTTAATTTTagaggttttcaaaaaaaaaaaaaacttaattttagaGTAGACTAATCTATCCaacatttgataaaaaaaaaaaaaaatcttatccaACATTTTCAACATTCGTAAAATGTCTTAATTGCTGTCATGGAAGAATCTTCAATCTAGTCCAAGATTCTAGAAGGCCCAATATGGATTTCTGTAAGACCAAACCTTGTGGGCTTTGTTACACTAAAATGCCCAAGTTGACTATTACGTTTGTATATATGTAGATATTGGGCTAACCTACATAAGCCCATGTCTTTCCTAGTTTTCTTTATCCACTTTAAAATAGGCCTACCGAACTAGACCACGGCAAACTTCCGTTAAATcgatgtagtttttttttttttttttttttttttgttcttgaaaataattaatctagTGTTAATACAATGGTGAGGTTGAAGAATCAATTATGGTTTTAAAGTTGACTTTCCATTTACTGTCTACTGGTCTTATTGGattaaatttattaaactaTAGACAATCTAGGATGACTtaacttgttttcaaaaaaaaaggatgACTTAACTTCTGTAGTTATTTGCAGGCTAAAATAACAAGGGCAAGTTTTATCTCGGGTATTCTTTCTTCCTAAAAGGTTGAATTTCTAACTCAAAGATCTCCATACCCTGGTAAACAGAGAATCTGGGAAGAtttaaatcatgataactcagctAAATTTGAATTAGTTGCTGAAAGGAGAGTGAATCGGAACATTCTGTCGAGCCTAAACAGCACCATTTCCGAACAGATGCTAAGCTATGAAAGAGAGGAAAGAACTTCTTGGGGGNgggggggggggggggggggggggtaacaCCCTGCTACTTTAGCAGTTTATACCCTCATAATTGCAGCGTCTGCAAGTGCATGAAACATGATAGTTTTGGTCATTACTTAATAAtgcaaaacataaaataatcaaaacttTTGGGAAAAGCAGTCTCTGTGGTACGTAATTCCATCGCCTTTACGTTAAGAAGGCTGTCATGTCAAAATAAGAGCAACTTTTTTCTTTACTCACCTTTAAACTTTAATCTCCCCTGCCCGCCCACCCCACCCCCctcctatatatgtgtgtgtatatacatacaaaatactCACCAAGAGAACACAATTCCATAGTATATGGATggacatgtatgtatatacttaGAGTTGTTCATGGGAAACAGCTCAACTAGTGAACTAATTCAAAAAAAGCAAGCTGATCCGATGATTATATggacatgtatgtatatacgagttgattgtaatattattatagtgaAATTTCTTTAGTAGTTGATAATAGGTACCAACATATActttttcatatatttaaagTGATCCAAAAGGTAATCACCAAAAACCCTAAATTTTAGGTCAAAAATCTTGTATTTTCCAACCGCGAGTTGAACTATTTTTCTATGGTTCACATGAATTTAAATAACATGCAACATTTAATGCTATAATATAAGAATTGTTCATGGGAAACATCTTAACTAGTGAACCAGCTCAAAAAAGCAGGTTGATCCGATGATTACGTggacatgtatgtatataggaGAGTTAGTAGATTGCAATATTATTAATGTGAAATTTCTTTAGCCACATGGCCAGATGTGTAGGGAAGACGCGTATTTGAGGCAGAAAAGCATAAATGAGGTGCCCTTTTGAGTAGATAATGCCATATTTTGCTTTTAATTGTGCTTTATGATGTAATGCTTTACTTAAAGCTAAGCAATATAtgagaaaaaaaggaaaacaactaGCTACTTGACACTTTGTTACCAGCCCAGGAGtgttgtatatatgtattaatggATGGTGTGATCTACTCTcctaaaaaatacatatattttaaagtGATTGATGgtgaaagaagagaaaagataGATAACCATAGGTAGCTTTAAGCTTTTATTCTTTGACACAAATTAAATCACACTGCGCCTcgacaaaatattataaatgtatCAACGACGAGAAAAATCTACATTCACTCGAGAGTATATATTGGGTAAACTATCTCACTATATATCTTGTGTGAAGGATTTGGCCGAGAGTGTATTGGTAAGAATCGAACTCCTGATCTTCAAATACAAGAGTCATGGCACACCAACTTGACCACCTATTTCAGGGCAATCTATAcaatactttatttttatactcgaaaaaacacaaaaagaaaaagttacaAGAGTCAAGTCACACCTGCACAATCTGCTATCAAAGAGACCATCTAAAGGAGTCTAACTGCTAATTCAAAAACTCGCTTATGATGTCATCCAATCAACGCAAAAGTTCACTATATATAGCGAGATTGGCGGGCTACGAATGAAAAATAAGAATGAAATGTTAGACTATAAACAAaagaaggtatatatatagtattgttAGGATACttataaattctttttgaaGTGCATGGCCCCAACCCTAGGCAAGAACTAATTAACAACAAACAGTTAAGGTGACTTTTTGTACAGTTATGCCTTTGCTCTCTGTTTAAGCAAGATAAATATTTATACACAAGAGTCATGGGTTATGTGAAAGAGTTGTATGGGCTACATTTGGTTGTATTATATATCTGCTAAATTAAAGAAGAATGTTACATGTTCCTTGCTTTCATTCAAACACTACACACCAACCACTTTTCTTGTTTCCAAGAATACTTTGGATTCAAAAATGAATTGTGCCCTTTGTATGTCTTTTTAGGCCATCAAAGATAGGAGAGAAGCTTTTTGACTGGGGACTTAGAAGTGAGAATTATACCCCCCTTTTGAAAGAAGATAAAGATAAATACAATAGCTTGTGGCATGTAGTTTCTTAGCTTAGCTTGGACCATTTACTATATCAGGTACACTTTGTGGTTTGTATTA
This region of Ipomoea triloba cultivar NCNSP0323 chromosome 15, ASM357664v1 genomic DNA includes:
- the LOC116006601 gene encoding cytokinin riboside 5'-monophosphate phosphoribohydrolase LOG7-like, with translation MEGEKRSRFQRICVFCGSSPGKKPSYQEAAIELGKVLVERRIDLVYGGGSVGLMGLVSQAVHDGGRHVLGVIPTTLMTREITGETIGEVRAVSNMHQRKAEMARQADAFIALPGGYGTLEELLEVITWAQLGIHSKPVGLLNVEGYYNSLLSFIDKAVDEGFVSPTARRIIVSAPTAKQLVRELEEYVPFCDEITSKLIWEDGGRLSLAEDVGRLSLAESGVPTA